Proteins encoded together in one Cicer arietinum cultivar CDC Frontier isolate Library 1 chromosome 4, Cicar.CDCFrontier_v2.0, whole genome shotgun sequence window:
- the LOC101507274 gene encoding OVARIAN TUMOR DOMAIN-containing deubiquitinating enzyme 12 isoform X4, whose amino-acid sequence MLGKASVNLCMLRVTRLLHVHIKTSCHSLIPWGLVGRRILRMSKCRHLLIRETGFRLLMGAITLNPVGESCDTKGVQDCGPSGRENDAHEVGVFSSSNGSGEIPATSDDMWCPLEISDESSLDGEVGKRFNQMVPVPHVPKINEKIPSDDEEISDHQRLLDRLRLYQLVESKVKGDGNCQFRSLSDQLYRSPDLHAFVREQILKQLKSYPEKYMNYVPMDYSKYLMDMSRSGEWGDHVTLQAAADWYGVKIFVITSYKDTCYIEILPETQRSERVIFLSFWAEVHYNSIYPEEEMLPSCAKKKKKWWNFGS is encoded by the exons ATGTTAGGGAAGGCTTCTGTCAACCTTTGTATGTTGAGGGTGACGAGGCTCTTGCACGTGCATATCAAGACGAGTTGTCACAGCTTGATTCCATGGGGGCTGGTGGGACGAAGGATTTTGAGAATGAGCAAGTGCAGGCATCTGTTAATTCGCGAGACTGGCTTTCGTCTTCTAATGGGAGCTATAACTTTG AACCCCGTAGGTGAGTCATGTGATACGAAAGGAGTGCAGGATTGTGGTCCAAGTGGAAGGGAAAACGATGCGCATGAAGTTGGAGTATTTAGTTCTTCTAATGGGTCAGGAGAGATACCTGCCACTAGTGATGACATGTGGTGTCCATTGGAAATATCGGATGAGTCTTCTCTTGACGGTGAAGTAGGCAAAAGATTCAATCAGATGGTTCCCGTTCCT CATGTTCCTAAAATCAACGAAAAAATACCATCTGATGACGAAGAAATATCAGACCATCAAAGGCTGCTTGACAG aCTGCGGTTATATCAACTGGTCGAGTCTAAGGTTAAAGGAGATGGTAACTGCCAG TTTCGTTCTTTGTCAGATCAACTCTATCGCTCTCCAGACCTCCACGCTTTTGTACGGGAACAAATTCTTAAACAG CTCAAGTCCTACCcagaaaaatatatgaattatgttCCTATGGATTATAGTAAATATTTAATGGATATGAGCAG GAGTGGTGAATGGGGCGATCATGTCACGTTGCAGGCTGCTGCAGATTGG TATGGTGTCAAAATATTTGTGATTACATCTTACAAGGACACATGTTACATTGAGATTCTACCGGAGACACAGAGGTCTGAAAGAG TAATATTTCTGAGCTTTTGGGCAGAGGTGCATTACAACTCAATTTATCCGGAAGAAG AAATGCTTCCATCTTGtgcaaagaaaaagaaaaaatggtgGAATTTCGGCAGTTAG
- the LOC101507274 gene encoding OVARIAN TUMOR DOMAIN-containing deubiquitinating enzyme 12 isoform X2: MMTAHNMDPDVVRWGLHLLDVCTFSHGRTPSVETRCDPDLSRVEYVREGFCQPLYVEGDEALARAYQDELSQLDSMGAGGTKDFENEQVQASVNSRDWLSSSNGSYNFGNESFQNPVGESCDTKGVQDCGPSGRENDAHEVGVFSSSNGSGEIPATSDDMWCPLEISDESSLDGEVGKRFNQMVPVPHVPKINEKIPSDDEEISDHQRLLDRLRLYQLVESKVKGDGNCQFRSLSDQLYRSPDLHAFVREQILKQLKSYPEKYMNYVPMDYSKYLMDMSRSGEWGDHVTLQAAADWYGVKIFVITSYKDTCYIEILPETQRSERVIFLSFWAEVHYNSIYPEEEMLPSCAKKKKKWWNFGS, translated from the exons ATGATGACGGCGCATAACATGGATCCTGATGTTGTTCGATGGGGTCTTCATCTTCTAGATGTTTGTACTTTTTCTCATGGTCGTACCCCTAGTGTTGAAACTCGATGTGATCCCGATTTAAGTCGAGTTGAATATGTTAGGGAAGGCTTCTGTCAACCTTTGTATGTTGAGGGTGACGAGGCTCTTGCACGTGCATATCAAGACGAGTTGTCACAGCTTGATTCCATGGGGGCTGGTGGGACGAAGGATTTTGAGAATGAGCAAGTGCAGGCATCTGTTAATTCGCGAGACTGGCTTTCGTCTTCTAATGGGAGCTATAACTTTG GCAATGAATCTTTCCAGAACCCCGTAGGTGAGTCATGTGATACGAAAGGAGTGCAGGATTGTGGTCCAAGTGGAAGGGAAAACGATGCGCATGAAGTTGGAGTATTTAGTTCTTCTAATGGGTCAGGAGAGATACCTGCCACTAGTGATGACATGTGGTGTCCATTGGAAATATCGGATGAGTCTTCTCTTGACGGTGAAGTAGGCAAAAGATTCAATCAGATGGTTCCCGTTCCT CATGTTCCTAAAATCAACGAAAAAATACCATCTGATGACGAAGAAATATCAGACCATCAAAGGCTGCTTGACAG aCTGCGGTTATATCAACTGGTCGAGTCTAAGGTTAAAGGAGATGGTAACTGCCAG TTTCGTTCTTTGTCAGATCAACTCTATCGCTCTCCAGACCTCCACGCTTTTGTACGGGAACAAATTCTTAAACAG CTCAAGTCCTACCcagaaaaatatatgaattatgttCCTATGGATTATAGTAAATATTTAATGGATATGAGCAG GAGTGGTGAATGGGGCGATCATGTCACGTTGCAGGCTGCTGCAGATTGG TATGGTGTCAAAATATTTGTGATTACATCTTACAAGGACACATGTTACATTGAGATTCTACCGGAGACACAGAGGTCTGAAAGAG TAATATTTCTGAGCTTTTGGGCAGAGGTGCATTACAACTCAATTTATCCGGAAGAAG AAATGCTTCCATCTTGtgcaaagaaaaagaaaaaatggtgGAATTTCGGCAGTTAG
- the LOC101507274 gene encoding OVARIAN TUMOR DOMAIN-containing deubiquitinating enzyme 12 isoform X1 — MMTAHNMDPDVVRWGLHLLDVCTFSHGRTPSVETRCDPDLSRVEYVREGFCQPLYVEGDEALARAYQDELSQLDSMGAGGTKDFENEQVQASVNSRDWLSSSNGSYNFDNQHVGNESFQNPVGESCDTKGVQDCGPSGRENDAHEVGVFSSSNGSGEIPATSDDMWCPLEISDESSLDGEVGKRFNQMVPVPHVPKINEKIPSDDEEISDHQRLLDRLRLYQLVESKVKGDGNCQFRSLSDQLYRSPDLHAFVREQILKQLKSYPEKYMNYVPMDYSKYLMDMSRSGEWGDHVTLQAAADWYGVKIFVITSYKDTCYIEILPETQRSERVIFLSFWAEVHYNSIYPEEEMLPSCAKKKKKWWNFGS; from the exons ATGATGACGGCGCATAACATGGATCCTGATGTTGTTCGATGGGGTCTTCATCTTCTAGATGTTTGTACTTTTTCTCATGGTCGTACCCCTAGTGTTGAAACTCGATGTGATCCCGATTTAAGTCGAGTTGAATATGTTAGGGAAGGCTTCTGTCAACCTTTGTATGTTGAGGGTGACGAGGCTCTTGCACGTGCATATCAAGACGAGTTGTCACAGCTTGATTCCATGGGGGCTGGTGGGACGAAGGATTTTGAGAATGAGCAAGTGCAGGCATCTGTTAATTCGCGAGACTGGCTTTCGTCTTCTAATGGGAGCTATAACTTTG ATAATCAACATGTAGGCAATGAATCTTTCCAGAACCCCGTAGGTGAGTCATGTGATACGAAAGGAGTGCAGGATTGTGGTCCAAGTGGAAGGGAAAACGATGCGCATGAAGTTGGAGTATTTAGTTCTTCTAATGGGTCAGGAGAGATACCTGCCACTAGTGATGACATGTGGTGTCCATTGGAAATATCGGATGAGTCTTCTCTTGACGGTGAAGTAGGCAAAAGATTCAATCAGATGGTTCCCGTTCCT CATGTTCCTAAAATCAACGAAAAAATACCATCTGATGACGAAGAAATATCAGACCATCAAAGGCTGCTTGACAG aCTGCGGTTATATCAACTGGTCGAGTCTAAGGTTAAAGGAGATGGTAACTGCCAG TTTCGTTCTTTGTCAGATCAACTCTATCGCTCTCCAGACCTCCACGCTTTTGTACGGGAACAAATTCTTAAACAG CTCAAGTCCTACCcagaaaaatatatgaattatgttCCTATGGATTATAGTAAATATTTAATGGATATGAGCAG GAGTGGTGAATGGGGCGATCATGTCACGTTGCAGGCTGCTGCAGATTGG TATGGTGTCAAAATATTTGTGATTACATCTTACAAGGACACATGTTACATTGAGATTCTACCGGAGACACAGAGGTCTGAAAGAG TAATATTTCTGAGCTTTTGGGCAGAGGTGCATTACAACTCAATTTATCCGGAAGAAG AAATGCTTCCATCTTGtgcaaagaaaaagaaaaaatggtgGAATTTCGGCAGTTAG
- the LOC101507274 gene encoding OVARIAN TUMOR DOMAIN-containing deubiquitinating enzyme 12 isoform X3, translating into MMTAHNMDPDVVRWGLHLLDVCTFSHGRTPSVETRCDPDLSRVEYVREGFCQPLYVEGDEALARAYQDELSQLDSMGAGGTKDFENEQVQASVNSRDWLSSSNGSYNFGESCDTKGVQDCGPSGRENDAHEVGVFSSSNGSGEIPATSDDMWCPLEISDESSLDGEVGKRFNQMVPVPHVPKINEKIPSDDEEISDHQRLLDRLRLYQLVESKVKGDGNCQFRSLSDQLYRSPDLHAFVREQILKQLKSYPEKYMNYVPMDYSKYLMDMSRSGEWGDHVTLQAAADWYGVKIFVITSYKDTCYIEILPETQRSERVIFLSFWAEVHYNSIYPEEEMLPSCAKKKKKWWNFGS; encoded by the exons ATGATGACGGCGCATAACATGGATCCTGATGTTGTTCGATGGGGTCTTCATCTTCTAGATGTTTGTACTTTTTCTCATGGTCGTACCCCTAGTGTTGAAACTCGATGTGATCCCGATTTAAGTCGAGTTGAATATGTTAGGGAAGGCTTCTGTCAACCTTTGTATGTTGAGGGTGACGAGGCTCTTGCACGTGCATATCAAGACGAGTTGTCACAGCTTGATTCCATGGGGGCTGGTGGGACGAAGGATTTTGAGAATGAGCAAGTGCAGGCATCTGTTAATTCGCGAGACTGGCTTTCGTCTTCTAATGGGAGCTATAACTTTG GTGAGTCATGTGATACGAAAGGAGTGCAGGATTGTGGTCCAAGTGGAAGGGAAAACGATGCGCATGAAGTTGGAGTATTTAGTTCTTCTAATGGGTCAGGAGAGATACCTGCCACTAGTGATGACATGTGGTGTCCATTGGAAATATCGGATGAGTCTTCTCTTGACGGTGAAGTAGGCAAAAGATTCAATCAGATGGTTCCCGTTCCT CATGTTCCTAAAATCAACGAAAAAATACCATCTGATGACGAAGAAATATCAGACCATCAAAGGCTGCTTGACAG aCTGCGGTTATATCAACTGGTCGAGTCTAAGGTTAAAGGAGATGGTAACTGCCAG TTTCGTTCTTTGTCAGATCAACTCTATCGCTCTCCAGACCTCCACGCTTTTGTACGGGAACAAATTCTTAAACAG CTCAAGTCCTACCcagaaaaatatatgaattatgttCCTATGGATTATAGTAAATATTTAATGGATATGAGCAG GAGTGGTGAATGGGGCGATCATGTCACGTTGCAGGCTGCTGCAGATTGG TATGGTGTCAAAATATTTGTGATTACATCTTACAAGGACACATGTTACATTGAGATTCTACCGGAGACACAGAGGTCTGAAAGAG TAATATTTCTGAGCTTTTGGGCAGAGGTGCATTACAACTCAATTTATCCGGAAGAAG AAATGCTTCCATCTTGtgcaaagaaaaagaaaaaatggtgGAATTTCGGCAGTTAG
- the LOC101508216 gene encoding ABC transporter G family member 24-like isoform X1: MCSWRLFLWLVLTLSLFLGKKMQCQEMNDYDQLDNPAVLPLITQLVYTKISNLTSLISHQISTDSNFCVKDPDADWNQAFNFSSDLGFLASCIKKTKGDIANRLCTAAEVKFYLNSLMEKSTSANYLKPNKNCNLTSWVPGCEPGWACSVRSGQKIDIKDSKEMPARTSNCQACCEGFFCPHGITCMIPCPLGSYCPLATLNKTTGVCEPYLYQLPPMQPNHTCGGANVWADFSSSSETFCSAGSYCPTTTKEIPCSSGHYCRIGSTSEKRCFKLSSCNSNTATQNMHAYGVMLIAALSTLLLIIYNCSDQVLTTRERRVAKSREAAARSARKTANAHQRWKFAKDAAKKGASGLQAQLSRKFSRKKDEENLEKVKILNQETSETDVELSPHSRSVTSNMAASSSAVPMEKGKSPSGLMQMIHEIENDPSVNNSPATELETRYKNAAKEKQPHTNTQIFTYAYAQLEKEKAQQQENKNLTFSGVLKMATDTEKKSKRPFIEISFKDLTLTLKAQNKHILRNVTGKIKPGRITAVMGPSGAGKTTFLSALAGKAFGCLVTGSILINGRNESIHSFKKIIGFVPQDDVVHGNLTVEENLWFSAQCRLSADLSKPEKVLVVERVIQFLGLQSVRNSLVGTVEKRGISGGQRKRVNVGLEMVMEPSLLMLDEPTSGLDSASSQLLLRALRREALEGVNICMVVHQPSYALFKMFDDLILLGKGGLMVYHGSAKKVEEYFSGIGINVPERINPPDHFIDILEGIAAPGGSSGLSYEDLPVKWMLHNGYPIPLDMRQNAAQFDMPQSVNSANDIESNHLGEAGKTFAGELWHDVRNNVELRGEKIRLNFLKSKDLSNRKTPGVFKQYKYFLIRVGKQRLREARIQAVDYLILLLAGACLGSITKSSDQTFGAVGYTYTVIAVSLLCKIAALRSFSLDKLHYWRESDSGMSSLAFFLSKDTMDHFNTVIKPVVYLSMFYFLTNPRSTFADNYVVLLCLVYCVTGIAYALSIVFEPGAAQLWSVLLPVVLTLIATQPKDSKILKAIANLCYPKWALQALVIANAERYQGVWLITRCGSLLKSGYNLHDWSLCISILIVMGVIGRAIAFFCMVTFKKK, from the exons ATGTGTAGTTGGAGGCTGTTTCTTTGGTTAGTGTTGACATTGAGCTTGTTCCTTGGGAAGAAGATGCAATGTCAAGAAATGAATGACTATGACCAACTCGATAACCCTGCTGTTCTTCCTCTTATTACTCAGCTTGTTTATACTAAAATTTCCAATTTGACTTCACTTATTAGTCATCAAATTAGCACTGACTCCAATTTCTGTGTCAAAGATCC GGATGCTGATTGGAATCAAGCCTTTAATTTTTCATCAGATTTGGGCTTCTTGGCTTCTTGCATTAAAAAGACTAAAG GAGATATTGCGAATCGCTTGTGTACAGCCGCAGAAGTGAAGTTTTACTTAAATAGTTTAATGGAGAAATCTACAAGTGCCAATTATTTAAAGCCGAACAAGAACTGTAATTTAACCTCATGGGTGCCTGGTTGTGAGCCTGGATGGGCATGTAGTGTTCGCTCAGGCCAGAAGATCGACATTAAAGATTCAAAGGAAATGCCTGCAAGAACTTCAAACTGTCAAGCATGCTGTGAAGGCTTCTTTTGTCCTCACGGTATCACATGCATGATAC CATGCCCTCTAGGTTCCTATTGCCCCCTTGCTACACTCAATAAAACAACTGGCGTATGTGAACC ATATCTTTATCAATTACCTCCAATGCAGCCAAACCATACCTGTGGAGGAGCAAATGTTTGGGCTGATTTTAGTAGCAGTAGTGAAACATTTTGCTCAGCAGGATCCTATTGTCCAACAACCACGAAAGAAATTCCTTGCAGTAGTGG GCATTACTGTCGGATCGGTTCCACATCTGAGAAAA GATGTTTCAagctgagttcatgtaattcaAACACAGCAACACAAAACATGCATGCATATGGAGTTATGCTCATT GCTGCTTTGAGTACTTTGCTACTCATTATTTACAACTGTTCTGACCAAGTTCTCACTACTAGGGAAAGGAGAGTGGCGAAATCAAGAGAAGCAGCAGCTAGAAGTGCAAGGAAAACCGCAAATGCACACCAAAGATGGAAATTTGCAAAAGATGCTGCTAAGAAGGGTGCATCTGGACTGCAAGCTCAATTATCACGCAAATTCTCTCGTAAGAAGGACGAAGAAAATcttgaaaaagttaaaattttgaacCAAGAGACTTCTGAAACAGACGTCGAACTCTCGCCGCATTCACGGTCTGTGACTTCAAACATGGCTGCAAGTTCGTCTGCCGTGCCAATGGAAAAGGGGAAAAGTCCAAGTGGCCTAATGCAGATGATACATGAAATTGAAAATGACCCTAGTGTTAACAACAGTCCTGCTACAGAATTAGAAACTAGATATAAAAATGCTGCAAAGGAAAAACAGCCACATACTAATACACAAATTTTTACGTATGCGTATGCTCAGCTTGAAAAAGAGAAGGCTCAGCAACAAGAAAACAAGAACCTTACCTTCTCAGGAGTACTAAAAATGGCAACAGATACCGAGAAAAAAAGTAAGAGGCCTTTTATCGAGATTTCTTTCAAAGATCTGACTCTCACGCTGAAAGCTCAAAACAAACATATACTGAGAAATGTTACCGGGAAAATCAAACCTGGTCGTATCACTGCTGTCATGGGTCCATCAGGGGCTGGCAAGACAACATTTCTATCGGCTCTAGCTGGAAAGGCATTTGGATGCTTGGTTACTGGTTCAATTCTTATAAATGGAAGGAATGAATCAATTCATTCCTTTAAGAAAATTATTGGCTTTGTGCCACAAGATGATGTGGTTCATGGAAATCTTACAGTGGAAGAGAATCTCTGGTTCAGTGCACAGTGCAG GCTATCAGCTGATTTGTCAAAACCAGAAAAAGTTCTGGTTGTTGAAAGAGTTATTCAATTCTTGGGGCTTCAATCTGTGCGGAATTCCTTAGTTGGAACTGTGGAAAAGCGAGGGATCTCTGGAGGCCAAAGGAAGCGAGTAAATGTTGGATTGGAAATGGTTATGGAACCTTCACTTTTGATGTTAGACGAACCGACGTCTGGCCTGGACAGTGCATCATCTCAGCTCCTTCTAAGAGCACTAAGACGTGAAGCTCTCGAGGGAGTGAACATTTGCATGGTGGTTCACCAACCGAG CTATGCTTTGTTCAAAATGTTTGATGACTTGATACTTCTGGGTAAAGGTGGTCTCATGGTCTATCATGGATCTGCCAAGAAAGTTGAAGAATACTTTTCAGGTATAGGGATCAATGTTCCGGAGCGGATTAACCCTCCAGATCACTTTATTGACATTTTGGAGGGTATAGCAGCACCGGGTGGAAGTTCAGGACTTAGTTATGAAGATCTTCCAGTTAAATGGATGCTGCATAATGGATATCCAATACCTCTCGATATGCGGCAGAATGCAGCACAGTTTGATATGCCTCAGAGTGTAAATTCAGCTAATGACATAGAATCCAATCACTTAGGTGAAGCGGGAAAAACGTTTGCTGGAGAATTATGGCATGATGTGAGAAACAACGTGGAACTCCGAGGGGAAAAAATTAgacttaattttttgaaatccaAGGATTTATCTAACCGGAAAACGCCTGGTGTATTCAAGCAATATAAGTATTTTCTCATACG AGTTGGGAAGCAGCGATTACGAGAAGCTAGGATCCAGGCCGTAGATTATCTTATTTTGTTACTTGCTGGAGCCTGTTTAGGATCAATTACCAAATCGAGTGATCAAACTTTTGGCGCAGTTGGTTACACCTATACGGTGATTGCTGTAT ctcttctatgcaaaatagcggcGTTGAGATCATTTTCTCTAGATAAATTACACTACTGGAGGGAGAGTGATTCTGGCATGAGCAGCTTGGCTTTTTTTCTCTCCAAAGACACAATGGATCATTTCAATACAGTGATCAAGCCTGTGGTGTACCTATCTATGTTCTATTTCTTAACCAATCCAAGATCAACTTTTGCGGATAACTATGTTGTGCTTCTTTGTCTTGTATACTGTGTGACTGGCATAGCAtatgcattgtccatagttttCGAACCCGGCGCAGCCCAGCTG TGGTCGGTACTTCTTCCTGTTGTTTTGACTCTCATTGCAACACAACCAAAAGACAGTAAAATTTTGAAGGCTATAGCTAATTTATGTTACCCTAAATGGGCTTTACAAGCATTAGTCATTGCAAATGCTGAAAG GTATCAAGGAGTGTGGCTCATAACTCGTTGCGGTTCACTTTTAAAAAGTGGCTATAATCTTCATGATTGGAGTCTTTGCATTTCCATCCTCATTGTTATGGGTGTAATTGGCCGTGCAATAGCATTTTTCTGTATGGTCACCTTCAAAAAGAAGTAA
- the LOC101508216 gene encoding ABC transporter G family member 24-like isoform X2, producing the protein MHDTYLYQLPPMQPNHTCGGANVWADFSSSSETFCSAGSYCPTTTKEIPCSSGHYCRIGSTSEKRCFKLSSCNSNTATQNMHAYGVMLIAALSTLLLIIYNCSDQVLTTRERRVAKSREAAARSARKTANAHQRWKFAKDAAKKGASGLQAQLSRKFSRKKDEENLEKVKILNQETSETDVELSPHSRSVTSNMAASSSAVPMEKGKSPSGLMQMIHEIENDPSVNNSPATELETRYKNAAKEKQPHTNTQIFTYAYAQLEKEKAQQQENKNLTFSGVLKMATDTEKKSKRPFIEISFKDLTLTLKAQNKHILRNVTGKIKPGRITAVMGPSGAGKTTFLSALAGKAFGCLVTGSILINGRNESIHSFKKIIGFVPQDDVVHGNLTVEENLWFSAQCRLSADLSKPEKVLVVERVIQFLGLQSVRNSLVGTVEKRGISGGQRKRVNVGLEMVMEPSLLMLDEPTSGLDSASSQLLLRALRREALEGVNICMVVHQPSYALFKMFDDLILLGKGGLMVYHGSAKKVEEYFSGIGINVPERINPPDHFIDILEGIAAPGGSSGLSYEDLPVKWMLHNGYPIPLDMRQNAAQFDMPQSVNSANDIESNHLGEAGKTFAGELWHDVRNNVELRGEKIRLNFLKSKDLSNRKTPGVFKQYKYFLIRVGKQRLREARIQAVDYLILLLAGACLGSITKSSDQTFGAVGYTYTVIAVSLLCKIAALRSFSLDKLHYWRESDSGMSSLAFFLSKDTMDHFNTVIKPVVYLSMFYFLTNPRSTFADNYVVLLCLVYCVTGIAYALSIVFEPGAAQLWSVLLPVVLTLIATQPKDSKILKAIANLCYPKWALQALVIANAERYQGVWLITRCGSLLKSGYNLHDWSLCISILIVMGVIGRAIAFFCMVTFKKK; encoded by the exons ATGCATGATAC ATATCTTTATCAATTACCTCCAATGCAGCCAAACCATACCTGTGGAGGAGCAAATGTTTGGGCTGATTTTAGTAGCAGTAGTGAAACATTTTGCTCAGCAGGATCCTATTGTCCAACAACCACGAAAGAAATTCCTTGCAGTAGTGG GCATTACTGTCGGATCGGTTCCACATCTGAGAAAA GATGTTTCAagctgagttcatgtaattcaAACACAGCAACACAAAACATGCATGCATATGGAGTTATGCTCATT GCTGCTTTGAGTACTTTGCTACTCATTATTTACAACTGTTCTGACCAAGTTCTCACTACTAGGGAAAGGAGAGTGGCGAAATCAAGAGAAGCAGCAGCTAGAAGTGCAAGGAAAACCGCAAATGCACACCAAAGATGGAAATTTGCAAAAGATGCTGCTAAGAAGGGTGCATCTGGACTGCAAGCTCAATTATCACGCAAATTCTCTCGTAAGAAGGACGAAGAAAATcttgaaaaagttaaaattttgaacCAAGAGACTTCTGAAACAGACGTCGAACTCTCGCCGCATTCACGGTCTGTGACTTCAAACATGGCTGCAAGTTCGTCTGCCGTGCCAATGGAAAAGGGGAAAAGTCCAAGTGGCCTAATGCAGATGATACATGAAATTGAAAATGACCCTAGTGTTAACAACAGTCCTGCTACAGAATTAGAAACTAGATATAAAAATGCTGCAAAGGAAAAACAGCCACATACTAATACACAAATTTTTACGTATGCGTATGCTCAGCTTGAAAAAGAGAAGGCTCAGCAACAAGAAAACAAGAACCTTACCTTCTCAGGAGTACTAAAAATGGCAACAGATACCGAGAAAAAAAGTAAGAGGCCTTTTATCGAGATTTCTTTCAAAGATCTGACTCTCACGCTGAAAGCTCAAAACAAACATATACTGAGAAATGTTACCGGGAAAATCAAACCTGGTCGTATCACTGCTGTCATGGGTCCATCAGGGGCTGGCAAGACAACATTTCTATCGGCTCTAGCTGGAAAGGCATTTGGATGCTTGGTTACTGGTTCAATTCTTATAAATGGAAGGAATGAATCAATTCATTCCTTTAAGAAAATTATTGGCTTTGTGCCACAAGATGATGTGGTTCATGGAAATCTTACAGTGGAAGAGAATCTCTGGTTCAGTGCACAGTGCAG GCTATCAGCTGATTTGTCAAAACCAGAAAAAGTTCTGGTTGTTGAAAGAGTTATTCAATTCTTGGGGCTTCAATCTGTGCGGAATTCCTTAGTTGGAACTGTGGAAAAGCGAGGGATCTCTGGAGGCCAAAGGAAGCGAGTAAATGTTGGATTGGAAATGGTTATGGAACCTTCACTTTTGATGTTAGACGAACCGACGTCTGGCCTGGACAGTGCATCATCTCAGCTCCTTCTAAGAGCACTAAGACGTGAAGCTCTCGAGGGAGTGAACATTTGCATGGTGGTTCACCAACCGAG CTATGCTTTGTTCAAAATGTTTGATGACTTGATACTTCTGGGTAAAGGTGGTCTCATGGTCTATCATGGATCTGCCAAGAAAGTTGAAGAATACTTTTCAGGTATAGGGATCAATGTTCCGGAGCGGATTAACCCTCCAGATCACTTTATTGACATTTTGGAGGGTATAGCAGCACCGGGTGGAAGTTCAGGACTTAGTTATGAAGATCTTCCAGTTAAATGGATGCTGCATAATGGATATCCAATACCTCTCGATATGCGGCAGAATGCAGCACAGTTTGATATGCCTCAGAGTGTAAATTCAGCTAATGACATAGAATCCAATCACTTAGGTGAAGCGGGAAAAACGTTTGCTGGAGAATTATGGCATGATGTGAGAAACAACGTGGAACTCCGAGGGGAAAAAATTAgacttaattttttgaaatccaAGGATTTATCTAACCGGAAAACGCCTGGTGTATTCAAGCAATATAAGTATTTTCTCATACG AGTTGGGAAGCAGCGATTACGAGAAGCTAGGATCCAGGCCGTAGATTATCTTATTTTGTTACTTGCTGGAGCCTGTTTAGGATCAATTACCAAATCGAGTGATCAAACTTTTGGCGCAGTTGGTTACACCTATACGGTGATTGCTGTAT ctcttctatgcaaaatagcggcGTTGAGATCATTTTCTCTAGATAAATTACACTACTGGAGGGAGAGTGATTCTGGCATGAGCAGCTTGGCTTTTTTTCTCTCCAAAGACACAATGGATCATTTCAATACAGTGATCAAGCCTGTGGTGTACCTATCTATGTTCTATTTCTTAACCAATCCAAGATCAACTTTTGCGGATAACTATGTTGTGCTTCTTTGTCTTGTATACTGTGTGACTGGCATAGCAtatgcattgtccatagttttCGAACCCGGCGCAGCCCAGCTG TGGTCGGTACTTCTTCCTGTTGTTTTGACTCTCATTGCAACACAACCAAAAGACAGTAAAATTTTGAAGGCTATAGCTAATTTATGTTACCCTAAATGGGCTTTACAAGCATTAGTCATTGCAAATGCTGAAAG GTATCAAGGAGTGTGGCTCATAACTCGTTGCGGTTCACTTTTAAAAAGTGGCTATAATCTTCATGATTGGAGTCTTTGCATTTCCATCCTCATTGTTATGGGTGTAATTGGCCGTGCAATAGCATTTTTCTGTATGGTCACCTTCAAAAAGAAGTAA